From Punica granatum isolate Tunisia-2019 chromosome 1, ASM765513v2, whole genome shotgun sequence:
ATTTCACGTGAATAGTTATAGGTGTCTCGTCATAATTgcaaatcaaatattttcttgTAACTAGTGTTCGGCTGATATGAAGAATTATAAGTCTATTAACTAACACGAATCTTGGAGAAGTTTGGCATGAAgaatcttttcaaatttttttttttccaacatGAAGTATTGCTTTGCTTGAAGTCTTTCTTGGATAATCATCTCGTAACTTATGCATATGTGCGTAGAACTTCATTAGTACAAATGCTTTATTTGCTTCAGAGATTTGTCTCTGCTTACCATATTTGCTGCTATGGACAAGAAGTTCCCTGTTTACTGAAATTTTGAATGGTAGGTCAACTTTAAACCCCGTTTACCTTTTCTCTTTGTTAGTCGGGAGAATTTTGTCAGGTATTATTGCTTTTGTAGCTATGCGACCCTGACGTAATGATTCAAATGGAAGGCTACTGTAGAAACTTAATTTCCAATTTCCAAGCTCCTTGTTCCCTTGCTGTGAGCATGGGACAAAACCTAAGTTTGCATATTCCTGCTCAGCATTTGTCTTGACCCATCTGTCATCTGCACGGCCTGATCCTGACTGTTAAATACTAATCATCTTTTCACTTGATTCATGTTTAGGTTTGTTATCCCACCGCAAAAGGACCTCCACTGTTCGAAGATGATAGTCTATATGAAGACTTCAACATGGATGAAGTCGATTTGAACCTTGAAAATTATGAAGAACTTTTTGGTGTAACCCTAAATAGTTCAGAAGACCTGCTTGAGAATGGTGGAATCGACAGCCTATTTTCAGCAAAAGAATTATCAGCGGCAGATTCCAACGGTCAGGGTGCAGTCCTTGCTGAGGTATGGTACTATTCAAGAGTGAAATATTATACTGTCAAAATGCACCTCCGATTAGGCGATCAGTTTTTGCTGGAGGATAATTACATTCGAGTATTCAATATTTAGTGCAATTGTAATTTTGCTCCTTGACTATAAGAGAACTACTCTATCGGATACCATAAGAGAACGTCACTTAACTGAAGTCAAGAGTGTGCAGTTAATGTCAGTCTTACAAAGTGGAGCGTTAATGCATGTAACTCTATCTTCCAAAGACTCACCTTGAGACTTTACTACCAAACATTGTTGACAGACTCTTTGCTGTTGCTTTGTCTGATGTATTAATAAGAAGCAGCTTAAATGATGAAAGTTGTATTTGCTCGATCTGTAGGGATCATCTGCTCAACTAGTGAATCCGCAGCCCGCTTGTAGTGCAGCTTCAGCAGACTCAATGATGAGTTCTAAAACTGATTCAATCCTCTGTTTCACGTCGAGGCAACAAGCACACGCCAATCTCTCCTTCTCGGGCCTTAATGGGGAGAGCACTGGTGGTGATTATCAAGATTGTGGAGCCTCCTCCATGCTTCTCATGGGAGAGCCTTCATGGTGCCCACCGGGCTCTGCTGAGAGCTCACTGCCATCAGCAGCAGGCAGGAGTGATGCTGTTATGCGTTataaggagaagaagaagactcgCAAGTAAGCTTTGTTTCTCCTTTGAGAGATTCAAGAATCGTAACGACAGCTTTACAGTTTTTCTTCTGGTCCCCCTTCTGTTGGGTCAGTGAGAAGCTCATTGCTTGTGAACCCAGCTTGGGGCCTTTGAATAAATTCGAAGGAGCCCAGGGTTCCAGATAAGTGTGGCCTCTTCATGAAGCCCATGTCAGGTTCCACACCATATATTGACATGGGAAATCGAGCCTCGAGACGTTTGGACACACCTCAGTCCTAGAACAGATATCTTTTGGCAGGAAACACgaagaaattttaaatcaaATTCGTGAAGAGGGTGGCTTCGTCTTGGATAGCATAATATGCGTCAAATTATGCACTGCTTCTGTTTTCTTTAACTAGGCCACCACGTGGTGCATTTTTTTACCAATTCAACCGTTAGCCATATTTAGctcaaacaataaaaaaaggcCCCATTAGCCCATATTGAAGTAGGAGAAAGTAGTAAGTCCTCTGAGTAGTTAAATCTGATTCTGATTTTCGTCATGATCACTAAAGGTTTTTGTTgaacttttcttttcaacaGGTTTGAGAAGAGAGTAAGATATGCCTCCCGCAAAGCGAGAGCCGACGTGAGGAAGCGAGTGAAGGGGCGGTTCGTGAAGGCTGGTGATGCTTACGATTATGATCCCTTGAGCCCAACTCGGAGCTTCTGAGAGTACAAATCTTTTAAACTGTATCTAatagaaaggaaagaaaaccGCTCAGATTTACTAGAAAATTACCGGTTGAATTTTCCTGGGCAGTGGATCGGTTTGACCCCGATTTTTTCTCATGCAATGACAAAGCTGCATGGTTCGATTACAGGAAGGCTCACTCTGTCATCTTCTGATCAGGAGAGGTGACTAAGAGAAGCTAAGGGTTTCTGATGGTGCCACGCCCATCAAAAAGTGGAAGGAGCCGAGATAcgcttcttctttcttcaccATGTGAAGAATCCAACAGATCATTTACGAGTGTGAGCCCTTTTGCCCCATTTTTGGCGGGTGTTCAGACTTTGCCCCATTTCTTGCTGGTAAAACGGTTTACCGCTCGTCATGATCGTACGATAATTTTGGCCGCCTGCCTACGAGTCATTGCCCTCATATGGGAACCTACCCATCTCATCCCGTGTTTGTATAGCAGAAGATTTGTATATTTGTGTATTCAAAGCACCGTGAAGTGACCCCCTAGAAAGACCTGATAAAAGTTCCACGTGAGTAAAACTTCTTGATGTAGTAGTACTCGTAGTCATAGTCATCTTCATTCTATACATTGGTAGATGTACAGGAAGACCGAATGATGTTCGGAGATTGTGGTTTGTAGTTATACAGCATAAGAGTTTCTCTAATTGCTGCAAATAATATGTACAGCTTTTTGTACCCCTGCTTCCATTGGCTCTGTGGAGATCCAGAGACTGCTGTGGAGTCCGTGATAATCTAATTCCGTAGCCTAAGCTCAGTGAAGCTCGGTGATCTTTGGGGTTATGTGAAGTCTGTTTTGAGCTCTTTGATTATCGTTGGTTGATTGATTGCTCTTTTACGAGAGACGAATGATTAGAGATTGAAttcaaaagcattttgcaGGCAAGGAAATggactctaaaaccaaacagggAATAGTCCTCGGCCAAGCCCGAATAAGTGGCACAAGTCCATGTGCCCTTGGGGCGATTCGGCTTGTATATGCATTATAACACCTATGTTGCATAAGATTTGCGGAGAAGTTGGTGTGGTCTTTCCTCGGTTTCTTCCTATACTAAGCACGACCTTAACTCCCGCAGGCAATACGCTGGCCGATGGCATCTAGAACCATCAACCTCCTAGTGATGGACGACGGCAACAGGCCATTGCTTGACCATACGAACATGACGCTATCTGAAATTGCAAAGAGAACCGACCCGTGAGCCGGATATGAACTATTTCCCAGTTGCATAAACATCAAACTGGGATAAGCCCAAAAGGGGATGATATCTTCATCTGATCAATGCATTTGCGTGATCTTCACCCAAACAAATTGCAACTGGCCGTGGCAGGGGGGCTGGGCACACTGTTCTGAGATTCTTCGTATATGCCAGATGATTTTTTTGCGTGGGATAATCCGAGGTTGTATTGCTCAAGTTGGATTCCTATAAAAGCAGAAAACACCAATCGTTTCATTCTTGTCTTGTCTTGTCTTGGTTTTGTCTTCTAATGGAGAAAAGGTCGTCGACAGCTTGACAGGCTAAGCCAGACGCTTCTGCTTCTTCATTCAATGTCACGCATTGCATTGTGAACACAACGGGTAGCAGAGCAGGCAGGTAGCTGGATTAGGGAGGGATATATACGGATAAGATTCCCTGGGGAAGGTTCTTACCTTCACTACATTGCCCCTCAAATTGAAATACCTAAATCCAACATTATGGCACATAATACAAAGGTCATATTACGTACGCCCGCTGTCAAACTAGTTGTATCTTTGCTAATTGACTTAAATCGCCGAGTTTTCCTATGTCCGGCTCATGGCCTCGTCTATATTGCTCATGATGTTTCGAGATCCTAGCAGTACAACCGACACGGTTAATCAACATCGGAAATTGAATCAGGGGAACGGATCGATGCACACTCGGACCTCGCTCTGTAAATTCCGGTCTTCAGTCGTGTCTCTGTACGGCACGTGCAACGTGATCGGTCTTGTGAAGTGCAATGTACATGCATGCCACCGATGGTAAAGGTCGTGATTTCACATGAAAGGAAATTAAGGATATCCTCAGAAAGAATGCAGAGTTCTtaacatgtatttttttttatctttttagtaaaattaacatgtaatatttattttaagcagtTAAGCACTCTCCTAATATCCATATGTACAGGGATAATGACCTCAAAACATTTACGGAAACGtccaaaaattttgaataattttaggaTTGTTATTATTTCTTAGGACAAAAAGGCGTGGGTGCGTTGGTGAAGTTTAAGCCAACCCACGTAACCTTTCTCGTGAGAGCGATCTAACATCGACATACATCATTAATGATAGACAGGTATCGATTGGTCAATACTCTCAGAATTGATGAGCACGAGCCGATGTCCTCCGAATCTTGGAGCCTGTCCCTCCGTATCTTCGCGTGATAGCCGCCCCACGAAAATTCAAAAGGACACAAATCCAGTGGATTCCTCGATATCAATACATTACCGATCCCTAGATGTCGTTTTGTGTTAGATGAGTGAACCGTCGTGCAAATCATTAAACTTGTCCCTCAGTATCTCCGCTGGACGCATATCTCCAGCGGAGATACGGAGGGACAAGCTCGGACACCTAagcaataataattataaacaaataaattaatcaagGCACCCAACTTTTGGATTGGGGGATTTGGAAATTTTTCGAGGTTGAGGAGGCAGCGAGGGATAAAATATATAAGCCGCCAAGGAGAGGGGGGTGGGGAGGGGGCTATGGTCGCGCCGTTCCTTATTCCatgagaggaggaggaaggagacGGTCAGGGCGGGGGGCAGTGAGGCGATGCCCGCAGGTTGTCGCTTCGAACCGACAGTCACCACGTTGGCTGCTGCGGATGGGCCGTCACGTGGATTCCCATCAGACCCCCTCTTCCCCACTCTCCTCCCCCCACCCCCCTCCTTTGTcttgtcttcttcctcctcatgGTCATGCTTGTCTCTCATCTCATCTTCTCCGTTCAGCGAACCTGTCTGATCTGATCTCTCTCCCTCGTCGTTTTCTGCCCTGCCCCCTCCATGTCGTCTTCCTGTGGCATCGCTCCTATAACTGAGATTCAGATTCCACTCCATCTCACAAGATTCGCGTCATACCATGTTACTCCTTAATTACTGCGCGACTTAACGATTGATTTATATACGATTCAGAGACATAAACGTGAATGAATGAACATTTCATTGACGGGGATGAAGCGCCGTTCCTCCGGTCGAGTTAGCTACATTATTTTCTAGTTCGTCCTATTAATATTATTGCATGTATGTAGTGTAATATGTGAAGCAGCTCCCTATTAGAGAGATCTTTGCTCCCTAGCAGGATCTACCTAAAAAGATCCATGCATGTGCCGATGTTGATgccatatattattatgtaaataatatatatatatatatatagataatgagCCTATAATCAAATtaggattattattattttttggttggTCCCATGAAACTGAGAATGTGCCGTGTGTGAGAGACAAATAATAAGAGAGTAGTAGATAGATAGATTTATTCAACTATTACATTTTATATATGCACATCGCCATTGCTCTAGAATCCAGTAATTTGTTAATCTATTGCATGTCCATCCcaactctttttttaaaaattttatttattcttttgcactttttactttttattttccctttctttcttttttaacttttcacTATTCATTATCACTTGAAAGGACAGTGATAATGAGCATTTAAATTTGTCGATCCTCTTTTGCTTTCACCACCTGCACCTTCGGGAGCAAGTATTGGTGCTCAATAGACACAACTTTCAAATCAGTTTATCGATCGGAAATATAAAAAGCAAACCCCTCATCAGATATGGTCTATTTCCGTAAAATTATTCACGATtataattttctgaatattcCGGGAATAAAGTTTCTCTAATAGTGTGAATTGTTCATCCCATAGGTACGGGTGcgggctttttttttttatgtatgtaTTGGTTCAAACAAGTTAAACATGTATATAGCTACTAGGTGCGTTGGGAATGTCATACGTCCGCCGAGATCTTTCAACGGAAAGGGTGACATATTGTTATTGCTCGATAATTGAGCTTCCTTCAACGTCGAAAAATGGGTACTAGCTAGAAAGGATCATTTTCTCATGTGTATGCCCTGCTAGCTAGACAAATACGGagatattaataaattttgcatttttatattttgtatatgAGAAATTAATGGTGCATATATAAGACGATGTTCTTTGCTTCTACATGGGAAGCCAAACTTCTCTTGGACTTTCTGAGACaggataaattaataaattaagttatttttttgggggcagaaaaattaattattattaattaggtAAAAGAAAAGAGGTCAAATGATTATATGGggataatttaattattgggGTAGATGTGGCGAGTCAAGGACCATGACTTGaagaatatttaattaaattaattacagATCATATCCTCTTTTAGGTTTGTTAGGCAAATTAGTGGCAAGATCTTCCCTAAATTAGGAGTCAGTGCATTCCACTAATGGTGCATTAACACGACAAGATAGTAGTTACTTACCACTCAgggtaaaattattaatttttaatatatagttTATAAAATGAAATCGTGGACCCaaacaatcaatcaatcaatcaattattataAGTGAAGAGTCCCAATTTTCAATCTCACGACGACAGCAATGATGCCCGACGGGTCGATCAAGATTGAGTCGGCAGACAATTCAAAGAGTCGGCCAACCTCGGCTTGGCCACCTTAGAGGATTAGTCATCAACTGTTGACACTTTTGAGTTACTTAAGGTAGTTTTTAGACCCCCTATGTAATTTGAGAATCGCAACTTATAAATACCGATAAATACGGTCAATTAGATGATTTAAATGAAAACGTGATTATTTCTTTATTCACATTATTGGGATCCAAAACATTAATttacgtaaaaaaaaaaaacatatgccGAATTAGAATCAATTCACGCTCGTTACATAAACTCAATGTAACAAAATCCCAAAAGGACATCTAACTTGGTGGGTCAGACTCAAATGAGGAGACGCCAAAATCACACCAAGATGAGCCAAAGAACaagccaaaaataaaaaaaaaataaaaaaaaaaaagcaaagcaaagcgataaaagaaaaacattatCCCGATGGGTTTCTCTTGCACTCTCTTTTTAAGTGACAAAAACTGGAAAAAGAGTAGCATAATTGCAGTCCAAAGGAGAGAAAGTCTCGAAGAGTTTCTGCAGATGGCGACGCGTTTGACGACATGGGATGATGATGTACGTACGCGACCAtcctaattaataaaataaaatacatgcTGACTTTACATATAAATCACAGAAGATCAGACACGCACATGTAAATCACGCACCATCGTTCGAGCTTTGCAATTAGTCTTTTGCCAATTGGACGAtgtaccttttttttatttattttttctttttgttctaattggattaaatttttttgcatATAGCTGGCTAGTGGGGGAAAGAACCTCTtctgttaatatatatttccatCAGATTGATTCGTGCATTGCGTGTCCGATGAGGACACTGCGATCTCGACTGATAAGTAGTTGAATAGTAAGGTGGGCACACATACGCGGGCATTTATTCATTATAATTGGGCTTATGTTAATCTAATCACGTCTCGCCATAACCTGCTTTTCCCTACATGTCAAGCGAACATTTGCATAAAGTGTATGATTCGAGATACTGTAGCCTAGCCAGTGGGATTCCATTAGAGGATAGGCGAAGTCATTAGTCAAGTGGTTCAAGTAACATCATTGGTAATATCGTGGGTCGTTTTCATATAATAaacttctctcatcatttATGCAAATAGGGAAGATTCAAACTTCTTCAATCGTAATAATAAGCATCATAAATGTGCGAGTGtttttcaattaattgatGGCGTACGAGTGGGTGGCAAGGCCCCAGTTGCTCATGCGTGGTACGGCTATTATTACGATATCCAATGAATCTCGATCGATCCACGACCACTTCTACCTTAATTAACATTCGTTAAGTTAGGAGATATCGCATTCGCGATGGACGATCCTCCATTGATCTTGTGGTCATGACATGACAGTCTCATGAACCGTTCATGGAATGATCGGGAAAATGCCGGATTCGTTGGAGATCAACTTAGAGCCGCTTGATGATACCATGATAATGGTGCCGATGAAATAAAACGTAAGATGTGGCCCCACAATCAATCAGTCCCAACACTTGACGATGGAGATCAAAAAGAGGAGTTGTACAGTGAGGAAGTAGCAAGGTGGGGGGGAAGGGGGAGATGGTGCAACAGTTTGACAAGTGGCAGTGCAGCCTGTGAAACGTGGACAAAGAGACAGGCTAACTTAATGTGACGCTGTCCTCGTGGGCCCCGTCCCAAACTACTGTCAGGACGACACTTGTCAGCTACCAAGTTAAGATAGATTACGATCGTGGGCCCACCCGCCCCCCGACCTTCTTCATGTATGCAAGTAGTAGTAGTAGGTTTTCAGCTTTACGCCACAAGACAGAACGAGCGCATGCAATGTGAGTGGATGTGTACTTGCATATGTATCAATAATTAATacgtttgattttaaaattaaattttaattttaattgatttataatgattgtattgttgaattgtgaaaaaaagtaataaatagttgatggaatttattattaaaaattaaattgaatggttaaaaaaataaaaataataataataattgtgttattatttttttattgtatagtgagtaaatttaaaattatagttaaaatcttaaaaatatAACTCAGCCAAAAGAGGTTTTGGCCCGTCTCCATTCCTATTCCAAGGGACGTTCAACTTAGAAATGAGACACCTCACTAGGCCTAGGTAGCTTATTCTATTACAGCCTAGTCTCATCGTTACGTTATTCAAATGCTACGACTTACGTAAATATGGTCCAGTTCGACCAAATAGACGATTAATGACATGGTCGATATGGACGCCGAGCAAGAAATTCCTAAATCATATCTTAAGGTTCTCGAGAGTTCCACAGAGTTAGACTTGCATTAACCTCTAAAGTATTAGTTGATTTAATTCTCTCTAATGAACTTCGCATCAAGTGGGCTGATGACAGTCCCTtctaacattttttttatttttttttcttcatttttagatataaatatatacgtgTCTACTCCCTTGTCATTAATCAATGAATAATTTCTTAAAGGTTATCTTGTCTTTATATATTATCGTCTTAATAGGCAGAAAACGATGGTCTTTTGATACCCCAATTTCatgaaaattcataaaataggttgcgtttggtaaTAGAGTGAAGCTCAACTCTACTCCATtccaaatataaatatttatacttgaatgaaattgtaatgatagttagaaaaaaagtatatgtaatgattttttattaaataagagaaaacaataatgattatattttgATGAAAGAATGGAGTGGAGTAAgcgaatttattattaaaaaattaattataataatgatgatgaaaaataaatatatgacattttataattatatagcacaaaataataaaacagtaataattatactgttaaattaaaaaaaaaagtggagtGAAATTGTAGTGGAGTTTAATTCAATtctcaaacaaaaaaaaaggtctaTGTTTTAGTTGAATTGGTATGATAACTTTATGTAGGAGTGtacttttttctatttattcaTATAGATAATTTGTGTGATTAGACTGGCCTATCTTGTATTCTTATAAGATATTCACGAGAATTCATTAAAATTACACAAGTGAAATTCAGAACaccattatatataaaaagtgaAAAGGCGAAAACCTTAAAGCTCTATAATTTGCCCAACCAACTAGATAGAGCTAAGGCTAGGCTAGAATCATCACTTGAACTCCCTAAAAAAGGAGTGGGAAATTCTACCCAATAGTAAGCTAAAATTTTGTCTACTTTACATGAAGAGAAAAGCTACTATAGGCCAGGCGGCGTTGCGTGAATTTACATTTATACACAACTTATTATAAAGAGGTACTTTATTCGATAataaagtttttctttttctttttcagtaaCATGAATATCACCTCCAGTGTTTTTATCTCTAGTGAACCGACTGGTTCACCCGATAAATAGGGGCCCCAGCATGTCTAACATCATTCGAGCCTAACACGAACTGTGATACGAATTCGACACGGCACATAACATGACATGACACCTTACTAAACTTCTAGTTGGaggatttgattttctttttcttagggggtagaaattcttttttggGGTAATTATAGACCCCCAATTGGAGGATAACATAACAATAACAACAGTTAAAAAAGTAACTGGGGTTAGGTGGAGGGGCTTATAGGCCCGGAAAATGCGGAAAGCCTAACCCGAGTCAAGTGTTAAGGTTAAAACTGTCTGTCggatttatcattttttgggAAATGCcgtccctctctctctctctctctctctctgtctgcCTCCGTCTCTCTGCTATATATACGGTTGCCGATCCTCTCCCCTCCTTCCTTCCATCATCGGAGACACCTCCATAGCTCTACGAGTAGAAATATCCTCTGACCCTTCTCCTG
This genomic window contains:
- the LOC116214276 gene encoding zinc finger protein CONSTANS-LIKE 9-like, which codes for MGYMCDFCGEQRSMVYCRSDVACLCLSCDRNVHSANALSKRHFRTLLCERCNSQPAIVRCAEEKVSLCHNCDWIGHGASTSGSAHKRQSIDSYSGCPSAAELSSIWSSVLEVPSVVDTTCEEELGLMSISENNLKASSWVGSERNMSLGGGVVEAEKTNVLTGSSSSLPELKSTSQSLSQQTTTPMNAPSSKVCYPTAKGPPLFEDDSLYEDFNMDEVDLNLENYEELFGVTLNSSEDLLENGGIDSLFSAKELSAADSNGQGAVLAEGSSAQLVNPQPACSAASADSMMSSKTDSILCFTSRQQAHANLSFSGLNGESTGGDYQDCGASSMLLMGEPSWCPPGSAESSLPSAAGRSDAVMRYKEKKKTRKFEKRVRYASRKARADVRKRVKGRFVKAGDAYDYDPLSPTRSF